Proteins co-encoded in one Metabacillus sp. KUDC1714 genomic window:
- a CDS encoding molybdopterin molybdotransferase MoeA, which produces MVEKRKPLAVKEAIERVLKYSVHGESEQVDLQQSYGRFLAVDIIADHPVPPFDRSPYDGFAIRSIDTKYASTDHPVDFEVIDEIGAGSVSEFTIGEMQAVRIMTGAQIPSGCDAVVMLELTKVFQKAGRDYMSLKRSFNKGDNISFKGEDTQYGNILVKKGAYISPGIIALLATFGYAKVAVVKKPQIGIIATGSELLDVDEPLVPGKIRNSNSYMIDAQARRSGAEPVYLGKLVDDLEKCYEAVKVALENVDFLITTGGVSVGDFDYLPEIYKRLGANVLFNKVAMRPGSVTTVAEVNGKLLFGLSGNPSACFVGFELFVRPIIRTFLNSERAHLQRVTAILEEDFLKPNPFTRFVRGRISLTAGKVVASPIGLDKSNVVTSLADANAFIVLPGGTRGYKTGDNIDVLLIDDQTGSEFSWAESFK; this is translated from the coding sequence ATGGTAGAGAAAAGGAAACCATTAGCTGTTAAGGAAGCAATTGAGAGAGTATTAAAGTATTCGGTACATGGAGAAAGTGAACAAGTTGATTTGCAACAAAGTTACGGAAGGTTTTTAGCTGTTGATATTATTGCAGATCATCCTGTTCCTCCCTTTGACCGCTCACCATATGATGGATTTGCAATCCGTTCAATTGATACAAAATATGCTAGCACAGATCATCCTGTTGATTTTGAAGTCATCGACGAGATTGGCGCAGGGAGTGTTAGTGAGTTTACCATTGGGGAAATGCAAGCTGTACGAATTATGACTGGTGCACAAATACCAAGTGGTTGTGATGCTGTTGTGATGCTAGAGTTAACCAAAGTATTTCAAAAGGCTGGTCGTGATTATATGTCTTTGAAAAGGTCCTTCAATAAAGGAGATAATATTTCTTTTAAAGGCGAGGATACACAATATGGCAATATATTAGTGAAAAAAGGGGCATATATCTCACCTGGCATTATTGCCCTGCTTGCGACCTTTGGATATGCGAAAGTAGCAGTTGTGAAAAAACCACAAATAGGAATTATTGCAACGGGTAGTGAGCTGCTAGATGTGGATGAACCACTAGTACCTGGGAAGATAAGAAATAGTAATTCATATATGATTGATGCACAAGCAAGGAGAAGTGGTGCAGAACCTGTTTATTTAGGAAAGCTTGTAGATGATCTTGAAAAATGCTATGAAGCAGTAAAAGTCGCATTGGAAAACGTTGATTTTCTAATCACTACAGGTGGTGTATCTGTAGGTGATTTTGATTATTTGCCAGAAATATATAAACGATTAGGTGCCAATGTATTATTTAATAAAGTAGCGATGCGCCCTGGCAGTGTTACAACAGTTGCTGAGGTGAACGGTAAATTATTGTTTGGTCTTTCAGGTAACCCATCAGCTTGCTTTGTTGGATTTGAGTTATTTGTTAGACCGATCATTCGAACGTTTCTAAATTCTGAACGTGCTCATCTCCAGAGAGTTACTGCTATTTTAGAAGAGGACTTTTTAAAGCCTAATCCATTTACTCGCTTTGTTAGAGGGCGGATTTCATTAACCGCTGGGAAAGTGGTCGCTTCTCCTATTGGATTAGACAAATCAAATGTTGTTACATCACTTGCTGATGCAAATGCATTTATCGTATTACCTGGTGGAACTAGGGGATATAAGACGGGGGATAATATAGATGTTTTGCTAATTGATGATCAAACAGGAAGTGAATTCTCATGGGCAGAGTCATTCAAGTAG
- the moaD gene encoding molybdopterin converting factor subunit 1 produces the protein MIKVLLFAHLQEKAGRDILQIEDSSLTVKELKKMMETNYELGSLEHVMVAVNEEYALDQDTIQPGDVVALIPPVSGG, from the coding sequence ATGATTAAAGTATTATTGTTTGCTCATTTACAGGAAAAAGCAGGTCGGGATATATTACAAATCGAGGACTCATCTTTAACAGTAAAAGAATTAAAGAAAATGATGGAAACAAATTATGAGTTGGGCTCTTTAGAACACGTTATGGTTGCTGTAAATGAAGAATATGCACTTGATCAAGATACCATTCAACCAGGTGATGTTGTCGCATTGATACCCCCAGTTAGTGGTGGGTGA
- a CDS encoding mechanosensitive ion channel family protein, with the protein MGLLEGIDWSYLLTNAGIIILKLVGIIIAFLIVKAVGSRIVKKMFQRIQERDNISAGRALTLQSLSLNILSYVLIFMFVVMVFEVFNYDATALLAGAGVIGLAIGFGAQGLVSDVVTGFFLLLEKQIDVEDYVTIAGFDGIVEQVGLRTTQIRGFDGTLHYVPNREITNVSNHSRGNMRALVDIGISYDDDIDQAIAVLQAVCDKFAAVDASIVDGPNVLGVQALGASDVVIRVLAKTENMKQWEVERNLRKAMKEALEANGIEIPFPHQVYVEKKSQ; encoded by the coding sequence ATGGGTCTTCTTGAAGGCATAGATTGGTCATACCTTTTAACTAATGCTGGAATTATCATTTTAAAGTTAGTAGGAATTATCATAGCCTTTTTAATTGTAAAGGCAGTAGGAAGCAGAATTGTAAAAAAAATGTTTCAACGTATACAAGAGCGTGATAACATATCAGCTGGTCGAGCCTTAACACTTCAAAGCTTATCGTTGAACATTTTGTCTTATGTACTTATCTTTATGTTTGTTGTGATGGTATTTGAAGTCTTTAATTATGATGCTACAGCCTTATTAGCAGGTGCTGGAGTTATTGGACTTGCGATCGGGTTTGGTGCACAGGGTCTAGTTAGCGATGTGGTAACAGGTTTTTTCCTTTTATTAGAAAAGCAAATCGATGTTGAAGACTATGTTACAATAGCTGGTTTTGATGGAATTGTCGAGCAGGTTGGTCTTCGAACAACACAAATAAGAGGCTTTGATGGAACACTTCATTATGTACCAAACAGGGAAATTACAAATGTAAGTAACCATTCAAGAGGTAACATGAGAGCTCTAGTTGATATAGGGATATCATATGATGATGACATTGATCAGGCAATTGCGGTTTTGCAGGCTGTTTGCGATAAATTTGCGGCAGTTGATGCGAGTATTGTCGATGGTCCAAATGTACTTGGTGTACAAGCACTTGGAGCATCAGATGTCGTCATTCGCGTTCTTGCAAAAACGGAAAACATGAAGCAATGGGAGGTTGAACGAAACCTTCGCAAGGCAATGAAGGAAGCTTTAGAGGCAAATGGAATAGAAATTCCCTTTCCACATCAAGTTTATGTTGAGAAAAAAAGTCAATAA
- a CDS encoding peroxiredoxin: MAERMVGKQAPRFEMEAVFANKEFGKVSLEENMKNDKWTVLFFYPMDFTFVCPTEITALSDRYDEFEDLDAEVIGVSTDTIHTHLAWIKTDRKDNGLGDLKYPLAADTNHTVSRDYGVLIEEEGIALRGLFIINPEGELQYSVVNHNNIGRDVDETLRVLQALQTGGLCPANWKPGQATL, encoded by the coding sequence ATGGCAGAACGTATGGTAGGAAAACAAGCACCACGCTTTGAAATGGAAGCAGTATTTGCAAACAAAGAATTTGGTAAGGTAAGTTTAGAAGAAAACATGAAAAATGACAAATGGACAGTGCTATTCTTCTATCCAATGGACTTCACATTCGTTTGTCCTACTGAAATTACTGCATTATCAGATCGTTATGACGAATTTGAGGATTTGGATGCAGAAGTAATCGGTGTATCTACAGATACAATTCATACTCATTTAGCTTGGATCAAAACAGATCGTAAAGACAATGGTTTAGGAGATTTAAAATATCCATTAGCTGCTGACACAAACCATACCGTTTCTCGCGATTATGGTGTTTTAATTGAAGAAGAAGGAATTGCCCTTCGTGGTTTATTTATTATTAATCCAGAAGGTGAATTACAATATTCAGTAGTTAATCACAATAATATCGGTCGTGACGTAGACGAAACACTTCGTGTACTTCAAGCGCTTCAAACTGGTGGACTTTGCCCAGCGAACTGGAAACCTGGACAAGCTACACTATAA
- the modB gene encoding molybdate ABC transporter permease subunit produces the protein MNIEFWDPILLSLRIAIIASVVVMVLGTFIGRFMAKSNFFGKMLIETILILPLVLPPSVVGFFLIVIFGTNSPIGHVIQDLFNGPIIFTWWAGVIASVVVAFPLMYQVTKAGFEHVDSGIEDAARVDGAGESSVFYYISLPLTIKYIITGFVLSFTRALGEFGATLMFAGNIPGKTQTVSTAIYVAIDSGNMKMAWLWVGSMIFISASLLFFVQILNKKGY, from the coding sequence ATGAATATTGAGTTTTGGGATCCTATTTTATTATCACTTAGAATAGCAATAATCGCGAGTGTCGTTGTTATGGTCCTAGGTACTTTTATTGGGAGATTTATGGCAAAAAGCAACTTCTTTGGAAAGATGTTAATCGAGACAATTCTTATTTTACCGTTAGTTTTACCACCATCTGTTGTCGGATTCTTCTTAATTGTCATATTTGGAACAAATAGTCCGATTGGACATGTGATACAAGATCTATTTAATGGACCAATTATATTTACGTGGTGGGCGGGTGTAATTGCCTCAGTTGTCGTGGCTTTTCCACTTATGTACCAAGTGACGAAAGCGGGGTTTGAGCATGTTGATTCAGGAATAGAAGATGCTGCACGGGTAGATGGCGCAGGTGAATCATCAGTTTTCTATTACATTTCATTACCTCTAACAATAAAATATATCATTACAGGTTTTGTATTAAGTTTTACAAGGGCTTTAGGAGAATTTGGTGCAACTCTTATGTTTGCGGGCAATATTCCTGGTAAAACGCAAACCGTTTCTACTGCTATCTATGTAGCAATTGATAGTGGAAATATGAAGATGGCTTGGCTATGGGTAGGATCGATGATATTTATTTCTGCGAGTTTATTATTCTTTGTGCAAATACTAAATAAAAAAGGTTATTAG
- a CDS encoding molybdenum cofactor guanylyltransferase — MYETVGVLLAGGESSRFGQPKAFAKYRGRSFWEHSYEVLKAETDQQLIISRTDLVDRMKETATCQVIKDNVEVKGKGPLAGIYTAMNHEKAVWYFILSCDVPLITNHLIRSLLDLRHPTIKAVIPKVNGKLHPLIGVYHHSVFPFVEKQLTKQEYKIVSLLDKIEVLYVSEKEIGVDRNIFSNINSQEDYKQLLTNDKISESKLIDLDYQ, encoded by the coding sequence TTGTATGAAACAGTTGGTGTGTTATTAGCCGGAGGAGAATCTTCAAGATTTGGTCAGCCTAAGGCATTTGCAAAATATAGAGGGAGATCGTTTTGGGAACATTCATATGAAGTGTTGAAAGCTGAAACAGATCAGCAATTAATCATTAGTAGAACTGATTTAGTAGACAGAATGAAAGAAACAGCAACCTGTCAGGTAATTAAGGATAATGTTGAAGTAAAAGGTAAAGGGCCTTTAGCTGGTATTTATACAGCGATGAACCATGAAAAAGCCGTATGGTATTTTATCTTATCTTGTGATGTTCCTTTAATAACGAATCACCTAATTCGTAGCTTGCTTGACTTGAGACATCCGACTATTAAAGCAGTTATTCCCAAAGTGAACGGGAAGCTCCATCCGTTAATAGGTGTTTATCATCATTCTGTTTTTCCGTTTGTTGAAAAGCAGTTGACTAAACAAGAGTACAAAATCGTATCTCTCCTTGATAAAATCGAAGTTTTGTATGTATCTGAAAAAGAAATTGGTGTTGATAGGAATATTTTCAGTAACATTAATTCACAAGAAGATTACAAACAGCTACTAACTAATGATAAAATATCAGAATCTAAACTAATAGATCTAGATTACCAATGA
- a CDS encoding YkuS family protein → MPKIGVEQSLSDVTAALQQKGYDVVQLNNESDAQGCDCCVITGQDANVMGISNAVTAGSVISASGLSADEICQQVESKINR, encoded by the coding sequence ATGCCAAAAATCGGTGTAGAACAATCTTTATCTGACGTAACAGCTGCCCTGCAACAAAAAGGCTATGATGTTGTCCAATTAAACAATGAAAGTGATGCACAAGGTTGTGACTGTTGTGTAATTACTGGACAAGATGCAAATGTGATGGGGATTAGCAATGCAGTGACTGCTGGATCAGTTATTTCAGCAAGTGGCTTATCGGCTGATGAAATTTGCCAACAAGTTGAAAGCAAAATAAATCGCTAA
- the mobB gene encoding molybdopterin-guanine dinucleotide biosynthesis protein B, with protein sequence MGRVIQVVGYQNSGKTTFVVEYIQVADKRGLKVGTIKHHGHQGSVKIDDYKKDSGLHRHAGAQVSVVEGNGSFVMTSEKMSLTLKQLVFMYRLFQLDIIVIEGYKSADYPKVVLIRSIEDLSILYSLENICCVITSIELPIDITKKYKIFNNTKDSIEWLLTNKVGELIE encoded by the coding sequence ATGGGCAGAGTCATTCAAGTAGTTGGTTATCAAAATAGTGGAAAAACAACCTTTGTTGTTGAATACATTCAAGTAGCTGACAAACGAGGTCTAAAAGTAGGCACGATTAAACATCATGGCCATCAAGGTTCAGTTAAGATTGATGATTACAAAAAAGACTCAGGACTGCATCGTCATGCTGGTGCTCAAGTATCTGTTGTTGAAGGAAATGGTTCCTTTGTAATGACTTCTGAAAAAATGTCTTTGACACTCAAGCAGTTGGTTTTCATGTATCGTCTGTTCCAATTAGATATCATAGTTATTGAAGGGTACAAGTCAGCAGATTATCCAAAGGTCGTGCTAATAAGATCAATTGAAGATTTGTCTATCCTTTATAGTCTCGAGAATATCTGTTGTGTCATTACAAGTATTGAACTTCCTATTGATATAACAAAAAAATACAAAATCTTTAATAATACGAAAGATAGTATTGAGTGGTTATTAACAAATAAAGTAGGTGAACTCATTGAATGA
- the modA gene encoding molybdate ABC transporter substrate-binding protein — translation MKIKSYLLCFVCFLFTLGCSSTEKPKVELTISAAASLKDALEEIEKQYEQQNEVNLLLNLAASGTLGKQIEQGAPVDVFLSADEETFTNLVNKHLIHEDEAINFLKNELVLIAPKGSKLTSIEDVKTVDKIALGIPETVPAGRYAKEALINLEIWKQIENSVIFAKDVRQVLSYVETGNVSAGVVYKTDAYISDKIKRISTIDSSLHTPIVYPIGVIQTSKHKNEAIDFYHFLQDENAMSIFEKFGFTVID, via the coding sequence ATGAAAATAAAAAGTTATCTTCTTTGTTTTGTATGCTTTCTTTTTACCCTGGGGTGTTCTTCAACTGAAAAACCAAAAGTTGAGTTAACGATTTCAGCAGCCGCAAGTCTAAAGGACGCTTTAGAAGAAATAGAGAAACAATACGAACAACAAAATGAGGTTAATCTTCTTCTTAATCTTGCAGCATCTGGAACATTGGGGAAGCAAATCGAGCAAGGTGCACCAGTAGATGTATTTCTTTCCGCGGATGAAGAAACGTTTACAAATTTAGTGAATAAACATCTTATACATGAAGACGAAGCTATTAATTTCTTAAAAAATGAGCTTGTATTAATAGCGCCTAAAGGTTCTAAATTAACTTCTATCGAAGATGTAAAAACGGTAGATAAAATAGCGTTAGGGATCCCAGAAACGGTACCAGCTGGTAGATATGCAAAAGAAGCCTTGATAAATCTAGAGATATGGAAACAAATTGAAAATAGTGTTATTTTTGCTAAAGATGTTCGCCAAGTTTTATCATATGTTGAAACAGGTAATGTTTCTGCAGGAGTCGTTTATAAAACAGACGCTTACATATCGGATAAGATTAAAAGAATTTCAACAATAGATTCTTCTTTACACACACCAATTGTTTATCCAATTGGTGTGATCCAAACATCGAAACATAAAAATGAAGCAATTGATTTTTATCATTTCCTGCAAGATGAAAATGCAATGAGTATTTTTGAAAAATTTGGGTTTACCGTAATAGATTGA
- a CDS encoding molybdenum cofactor biosynthesis protein MoaE encodes MNESLFEIVKDPISIEKITNKVIRNEAGAITTFVGTVREFTYGKRTISLEYQAYEKMAVKMLEQIGKEINDKWNGAKVAISHRIGKLEISEIAVVIAVSTPHRKDAYEANEYAIERIKQIVPIWKKEVWEDGESWIGDQLEKTYYPEGKPIKGV; translated from the coding sequence TTGAATGAGTCTTTGTTTGAGATCGTAAAGGATCCAATTTCAATTGAAAAAATAACGAATAAGGTTATTCGAAATGAAGCAGGTGCTATTACCACCTTTGTTGGAACTGTTCGGGAATTTACATACGGAAAACGAACAATATCTTTAGAATACCAAGCATATGAAAAAATGGCTGTGAAAATGCTAGAGCAGATTGGTAAAGAAATAAATGACAAGTGGAATGGAGCAAAGGTTGCCATATCCCATAGAATAGGCAAATTAGAAATCTCAGAAATTGCTGTTGTTATTGCAGTATCAACACCACATCGGAAAGATGCATATGAAGCAAACGAATATGCGATTGAACGAATTAAACAAATCGTTCCAATCTGGAAAAAAGAAGTATGGGAAGATGGAGAATCATGGATTGGTGATCAACTAGAAAAAACATACTATCCAGAAGGGAAACCAATTAAGGGGGTGTAA
- a CDS encoding TlpA family protein disulfide reductase, with amino-acid sequence MKLREPMPELTGATEWLNGEVTREQLIGEKPTLIHFWSISCHLCKEAMPQVNEFRDQYKDKLNVVAVHMPRSEDDLNIDEIKKVAAEHNISQPIFVDSEHKFTDSLENQYVPAYYVFDKEGKLRHFQAGGSGMKMLEKRVNRVLSELENAE; translated from the coding sequence ATGAAATTACGTGAGCCAATGCCAGAGTTAACAGGTGCTACTGAATGGTTAAATGGTGAGGTTACAAGAGAGCAATTAATTGGAGAAAAGCCTACTCTAATTCATTTTTGGTCAATTAGCTGTCATTTATGTAAAGAAGCAATGCCACAAGTGAATGAATTCCGAGATCAGTATAAAGATAAATTAAATGTTGTTGCTGTTCATATGCCTCGTTCTGAAGATGATTTAAATATTGATGAAATTAAAAAAGTTGCAGCTGAGCATAATATCAGTCAACCAATCTTTGTTGACAGTGAGCATAAGTTTACCGATTCATTAGAAAATCAATATGTACCCGCTTACTATGTTTTTGATAAAGAAGGAAAGCTTCGTCACTTTCAGGCTGGTGGAAGTGGAATGAAGATGCTAGAAAAGCGTGTGAATCGTGTTTTATCTGAGCTTGAAAACGCTGAATAA